A window of Thermotoga sp. genomic DNA:
CCTTGGTTTGATCTCTACTATCTTCTCGCTCACGAATCGAACCTCGCTTTTTAAGAGAACTTCCTCCCACTCAAAAGGAGCGCCTATGTACCTCTCACCAGAATACTTTGACTCCAGGGTTTCTTTTCTGATCCACCAGCGTAGAAAAGACCGTGTTCACGCTTAGAACCTTCTAAGGCTGAGTTACCATACAGAATACATATCCGCACTTTACTCCCTCCGTTTAAAAACGTTCAGGGGGCTTGACGCCCCCACCTTACCACCAGCCTCTCCAACCCCAACCTCTTCTGTGTCTCCAAGCAAGACCCATCCCAAAGGGCCAGCCTCTTCTCCAGCCCCATCCAAAACCTCTCCACCAACCCCAAGGTCTTGCCCAGCTCCATGGGCCGATGTATCTGCACCATCCAAGACCGCGACCCGTCATTGGACCAAGTCCCATGGGCCCAGTGCCGTCCAATCTTGGCATATTACTCACCTCCCACCTTCGAGTTCCCTTAATCTTTCCTCAACGTACCTGAGTTCCTCCTCCAGAAATCTCTTGTAGTCTAAAAGCATCTCCCTTTCTTCCTCGGGAGTAGGCGGCGCAGGAGGATACTCAAAATAAACCCACCATGGACCTCCAAAACCAAATCCTCCGTATCCCCATCCTCTTCTCCAACCAAATCCTCTGCCCCACCACATATTCTCACCTCCCATATATGTATTTTACATATATCAGATGAAAAGTCAAGCCCCCTCGGAGGAGAATTCACTTCCCACCAGAAACTTTCTCCCAAAGCTCCTTGATTTTCTCATGATGGTTTTTGAATA
This region includes:
- a CDS encoding DUF5320 domain-containing protein, producing the protein MPRLDGTGPMGLGPMTGRGLGWCRYIGPWSWARPWGWWRGFGWGWRRGWPFGMGLAWRHRRGWGWRGWW
- a CDS encoding DUF5320 family protein; the encoded protein is MWWGRGFGWRRGWGYGGFGFGGPWWVYFEYPPAPPTPEEEREMLLDYKRFLEEELRYVEERLRELEGGR